ATAGCATTAAGGTTTGCAGAAGCAGGAAGTAATCTTGAACTCGTTGATATAAATGAGGAGCTATTAAAGAAGGTTGAAGGGGAGCTTAAAAAGTATAAAGTGGATGTAAATGCCCATATAGTTGATTTAACAAAATGGAAAGAGATTGATAGACTCTGGGATAAGTTAAAAGGTAAGGAGCCTGATATTCTTGTCAATAATGCCGGAGTTTACCCATTTAAGAAGTTTCTTGAAGTGGATAGGCGCTTTATTGAGAAGGTTTTTAGTCTGAATTTTGAGTCTGTCTTTAGAATGTGCCAGAAGATGATAAAGGGGAGGCTTAATAAAGGTGGAGTCATAGTAAATATAGCATCCATTGAAGCAATTACTCCCTTTAAGAATGATCTATCAGTTTACAGTGCAAGTAAGGGTGGAGTGATAACTCTTACAAGAACTCTTGCCAAGGAATTTGGAAAGAAATTTAGAGTAAATGCTGTTGTTCCCGGTGGGATTATGACCCAGACCACAAAGGAACTTGCAAAGAAACTCTACAAGCTTGAAGGAGAGTTTATAAAGGCAGGAATAGAATACATGTGG
This genomic stretch from Caldisericia bacterium harbors:
- a CDS encoding SDR family oxidoreductase, which encodes MPRKKRKTISELISLKGRKTLITGAASGIGEAIALRFAEAGSNLELVDINEELLKKVEGELKKYKVDVNAHIVDLTKWKEIDRLWDKLKGKEPDILVNNAGVYPFKKFLEVDRRFIEKVFSLNFESVFRMCQKMIKGRLNKGGVIVNIASIEAITPFKNDLSVYSASKGGVITLTRTLAKEFGKKFRVNAVVPGGIMTQTTKELAKKLYKLEGEFIKAGIEYMW